The Malus domestica chromosome 06, GDT2T_hap1 genome has a segment encoding these proteins:
- the LOC103437886 gene encoding uncharacterized protein isoform X2 has product MREFLWGAVAGAFGEGMMHPVDTVKTRIQGQAILSASQKPKSIMHMVRAVWAADGLRAPGVTGSLATGATYFGVIESTKKWIEESHPSLEGHWAHFIAGALVQGTMASWSSVVMKDNIAMKPGIQMYGYYTGIFHAGCSIWNEQGLRGLYAGFVLQRLERFDRVGKQKYIQDPNFHTNSSVKGLALGGLAGGTKAGWMQFAAYGGPKVHQGCSEAASPGLHGIFQLQHLRLWLWNFSENISTKD; this is encoded by the exons ATGAGGGAGTTTCTGTGGGGTGCTGTTGCTGGAGCATTTGGGGAAGGAATGATGCATCCGGTCGACACCGTAAAAACACGCATTCAGGGCCAGGCTATTCTCTCTGCAAGTCAG AAACCGAAGAGCATAATGCATATGGTACGAGCAGTCTGGGCAGCCGATGGATTGAGAG CTCCAGGTGTCACCGGTTCTCTTGCAACTGGAGCAACATACTTTGGTGTCATCGAGTCGACCAAAAAGTGGATTGAAGAATCACATCCAAGCCTTGAGGGACATTGGGCGCATTTCATTGCTGGAGCGTTG GTTCAAGGCACGATGGCCTCTTGGAGTTCTGTTGTCATGAAGGATAATATCGCTATGAAGCCTGGTATCCAAATGTATGGTTACTATACTGGGATTTTCCATGCTGGCTGCTCAATATGGAATGAGCAGGGGCTAAGAGGATTATATGCAG gttttgttttacaaaggcTTGAAAGATTTGACAGAGTTGGGAAGCAGAAATACATACAGGATCCAAATTTCCATACTAATAGTTCTGTCAAGGGGCTTGCACTAGGAGGATTGGCTGGTG GTACAAAGGCTGGTTGGATGCAATTCGCAGCGTATGGAGGGCCGAAGGTGCACCAGGGATGTTCAGAGGCAGCATCCCCAGGATTGCATGGTATATTCCAGCTTCAGCACTTACGTTTATGGCTGTGGAATTTCTCAGAGAACATTTCAACGAAGGATTGA
- the LOC103437886 gene encoding uncharacterized protein isoform X1: protein MREFLWGAVAGAFGEGMMHPVDTVKTRIQGQAILSASQKPKSIMHMVRAVWAADGLRGFYTGIAPGVTGSLATGATYFGVIESTKKWIEESHPSLEGHWAHFIAGALVQGTMASWSSVVMKDNIAMKPGIQMYGYYTGIFHAGCSIWNEQGLRGLYAGFVLQRLERFDRVGKQKYIQDPNFHTNSSVKGLALGGLAGGTKAGWMQFAAYGGPKVHQGCSEAASPGLHGIFQLQHLRLWLWNFSENISTKD from the exons ATGAGGGAGTTTCTGTGGGGTGCTGTTGCTGGAGCATTTGGGGAAGGAATGATGCATCCGGTCGACACCGTAAAAACACGCATTCAGGGCCAGGCTATTCTCTCTGCAAGTCAG AAACCGAAGAGCATAATGCATATGGTACGAGCAGTCTGGGCAGCCGATGGATTGAGAG GCTTTTATACGGGTATAGCTCCAGGTGTCACCGGTTCTCTTGCAACTGGAGCAACATACTTTGGTGTCATCGAGTCGACCAAAAAGTGGATTGAAGAATCACATCCAAGCCTTGAGGGACATTGGGCGCATTTCATTGCTGGAGCGTTG GTTCAAGGCACGATGGCCTCTTGGAGTTCTGTTGTCATGAAGGATAATATCGCTATGAAGCCTGGTATCCAAATGTATGGTTACTATACTGGGATTTTCCATGCTGGCTGCTCAATATGGAATGAGCAGGGGCTAAGAGGATTATATGCAG gttttgttttacaaaggcTTGAAAGATTTGACAGAGTTGGGAAGCAGAAATACATACAGGATCCAAATTTCCATACTAATAGTTCTGTCAAGGGGCTTGCACTAGGAGGATTGGCTGGTG GTACAAAGGCTGGTTGGATGCAATTCGCAGCGTATGGAGGGCCGAAGGTGCACCAGGGATGTTCAGAGGCAGCATCCCCAGGATTGCATGGTATATTCCAGCTTCAGCACTTACGTTTATGGCTGTGGAATTTCTCAGAGAACATTTCAACGAAGGATTGA
- the LOC103437885 gene encoding ATP synthase subunit gamma, mitochondrial-like translates to MAMAALRREGRRFAPLISPHPMAAVRSSIIPAEEQVPLGVRSISTQIVRNRMKSVKNIQKITKAMKMVAASKLRAIQVKAENSRGLWQPFTALLGDSPSVSVKKDVIVTISSDKGLCGGINSTSVKISKAFRKLNAGPEKETKYVILGEKAKAQLIRDSKKDIELCITELQKNPLNYTQVSVIADDILKNVEFDALRIIFNKFQSVVSFLPTVSTVLSPEIVERESEAGGKLGDLDSYEIEGGETKSEILQNLAEFQFSCVMFNAVLENACSEQGARMSAMDSSSRNAGEMLDRLTLTYNRTRQASITTELIEIISGASALSG, encoded by the exons ATGGCGATGGCTGCTCTCAGACGAGAAGGGAGGCGTTTCGCCCCTTTGATCTCTCCCCATCCGATGGCCGCCGTCCGATCCTCCATCATCCCAGCCGA GGAGCAAGTACCTTTGGGAGTGCGCTCAATTTCAACTCAAATTG TTAGAAACCGGATGAAGAGTGTGAAGAATATCCAGAAGATCACAAAGGCAATGAAGATGGTTGCAGCCTCAAAGCTCCGAGCAATTCAAGTTAAAGCTGAAAATTCTCGTGGCCTGTGGCAGCCTTTCACAGCACTTCTTGGCGACAGTCCCA GTGTCAGCGTTAAGAAGGATGTTATTGTTACCATCTCTTCCGACAAAGGTTTATGTGGTGGAATTAACTCTACCTCAGTCAAGATAAGCAAGGCCTTCCGCAAGTTGAACGCTG GTCCTGAAAAAGAGACAAAATATGTCATTTTGGGGGAAAAAGCAAAGGCCCAGTTGATTCGTGACTCTAAGAAGGACATTGAGCTATGCATAACTGAGTTGCAGAAGAACCCTTTGAACTACACCCAG GTATCTGTCATAGCTGATgacattttgaaaaatgttgagTTTGATGCTTTGAGAATCATCTTCAACAAGTTTCAGTCAGTCGTCTCATTTCTGCCAACTGTGTCTACAGTATTATCTCCCGAG ATTGTGGAGAGAGAGTCTGAAGCCGGTGGAAAGCTTGGCGACCTAGATTCCTATGAGATTGAAGGTGGTGAGACAAAGTCAGAGATACTTCAGAATTTGGCAGAGTTCCAATTTTCATGT GTCATGTTCAATGCGGTGTTGGAGAATGCTTGCAGTGAGCAAGGAGCAAGGATGTCTGCCATGGACAGCTCAAGCAGAAATGCTGGAGAGATGCTTGATCGCCTCACACTCACTTATAACAG AACTCGTCAAGCATCTATTACCACCGAATTGATTGAGATTATATCTGGAGCTTCAGCACTGTCGGGTTAA
- the LOC103438197 gene encoding serine/threonine-protein phosphatase 7 long form homolog, producing the protein MDAEDSSGKRPTSSKRKRKTSTDGAQLDSQTTVWGDKILKGPFPGGPEDPRVLRSFPSHVAAAIWHNVEREPLRVFNHTCKLQAWKFEPSVSNCKFWRYIDSSGLRPLIDCSYRTSNKIVVSAFCERWQPETNTFHLPFGELTITLDDVSNILGIPVDGNSVSVCDDELDNSVLASQCHDLFVTALGVTDDEARAEMGRFSGSAVTLEWLRQRFHKVSDDESPEFIEHAARGYLLYLLGCTLFADKTGNRISLIYLHFLRDLNSVGGYAWGAAALAYLYRQLGLASRLGCRQISGYLTLLEAWIYEHFHKIATPHVNVHYLEDQPRVRRWTPRKDAGLSLQHLQAMRQRLDLMHDTEVVWDPYHGQRGHHSLPKMAFYTGLLKCVDIVEPYYVDRVLRQFSLVQTIPRMTYTPSRVQRSTDTKMYKVVHTYFDGIWQRREYHLLGPENLSREVIAPSDCDPGYHSWYRKITHPYVHHPDHRSAAIRPHDINDPHQRIARLLAIMEPISQSNLRCACKFYEAFEQVRSILQGSEAEIAATAAAAQAEPATPVPSASTTQNIADPAAPVSSASATQDVAEPAAAQDVAEPATPVPSTSATQDVAEPAAAQDVAGRVALPLVFGSSSSFVKNSESKDNPLSLPPPPETPIFWPPDGTLSLEWVRNLMSTFDWASRNLEPNQFPDVFPMEVFDSLVLCAFNILHKEANCIAVDQLGMESTVVVVGDIHGQLHDLLFLLNDAGFPSENRLYVFNGDYVDRGAWGIETFLILLAWKVFLPKSVYLLRGNHESKYCTSVYGFEKEVLTKYGGDKGKDVYQKCLECFKRLPLTSIIGKYVYTAHGGLFRSMVAYPKRSKGKKRRKISFVPELSSKLSLGTFEELKKAQRSVLNPPWMGSNLIPGDVLWSDPSMDPGLSLNEERGIGLLWGPDCTEEFLKKFQLKLIIRSHEGPDARDKRPGLGGMDNGFTIDHTVESGKLITLFSAPDYPQFQATEDRYRNKGAYIVLEPPNFDDPVIHSFEAITPRPQANPFYDFEEVADSDQELDFASPSMETSP; encoded by the exons ATGGATGCTGAAGATTCTAGTGGTAAGAGGCCCACTTCCTCGAAAAGGAAACGGAAAACCTCCACAGATGGTGCACAGCTAGATTCTCAAACGACTGTATGGGGAGACAAGATTTTGAAGGGTCCATTTCCGGGAGGCCCAGAGGATCCGAGGGTACTTAGGAGCTTCCCAAGTCATGTAGCTGCTGCTATTTGGCATAATGTG GAACGTGAACCCCTTAGGGTGTTCAATCACACTTGTAAGCTTCAAGCATGGAAATTTGAACCATCAGTTTCTAACTGCAAGTTTTGGAGATATATTGATAGCTCAGGGTTGCGACCGCTTATTGATTGCTCATATAGGACATCTAATAAAATTGTTGTATCCGCATTCTGTGAGAGATGGCAACCCGAGACAAATACTTTCCATCTACCATTTGGTGAGTTGACAATCACATTAGATGATGTGTCCAACATACTAGGAATTCCAGTGGATGGTAACTCTGTATCTGTTTGTGATGATGAATTGGACAACTCTGTCCTAGCTAGTCAGTGCCATGATTTATTTGTCACTGCATTAGGAGTTACCGATGATGAGGCACGAGCTGAGATGGGTCGCTTCAGTGGTAGTGCGGTTACACTTGAATGGTTAAGGCAGAGATTTCACAAAGTATCTGATGATGAGTCTCCTGAATTTATAGAGCATGCAGCAAGGGGTTACCTATTATATCTATTAGGTTGCACACTCTTTGCGGATAAAACAGGGAATAGGATATCTCTCATTTACTTGCATTTTCTACGGGACTTGAATAGTGTTGGGGGGTATGCGTGGGGCGCAGCAGCATTAGCGTACTTGTATCGGCAATTAGGACTTGCTTCTAGACTTGGATGTAGGCAAATTTCTGGATATTTGACTTTACTAGAGGCATGGATCTACGAGCATTTTCACAAGATTGCTACTCCCCATGTTAACGTTCATTACCTAGAGGATCAGCCGCGTGTGCGCCGTTGGACCCCACGAAAGGATGCAGGGTTATCTTTACAGCATTTGCAGGCAATGCGACAACGACTCGATCTTATGCATGATACTGAGGTTGTCTGGGATCCATATCATGGTCAGAGAGGACATCATTCTTTACCAAAGATGGCATTCTATACTGGTCTCCTCAAGTGTGTGGATATTGTGGAGCCTTATTATGTTGATAGGGTTCTACGACAGTTTAGCCTTGTTCAGACAATTCCCCGAATGACATATACCCCTTCTCGAGTTCAACGGAGCACTGATACAAAAATGTACAAGGTTGTGCATACGTACTTTGATGGGATTTGGCAAAGGCGTGAATATCACCTATTGGGACCAGAAAACCTTAGCAGGGAGGTTATAGCCCCATCAGATTGTGATCCTGGGTACCACTCATGGTATCGTAAAATCACCCATCCATACGTGCATCACCCTGATCATAGGTCTGCTGCCATACGGCCACATGACATAAATGATCCACATCAG CGCATAGCACGTCTTCTAGCCATCATGGAGCCTATTTCACAGTCTAATCTTCGTTGTGCTTGTAAATTTTACGAGGCATTTGAGCAAGTCCGGTCAATTTTGCAAG GGTCTGAGGCAGAAATTgcagcaacagcagcagcagctcaAGCAGAACCAGCAACACCTGTTCCATCTGCAtctacaacccaaaacattgCAGACCCAGCAGCACCTGTTTCATCCGCATCTGCCACTCAAGACGTTGCAGAACCAGCAGCAGCTCAAGATGTTGCAGAACCTGCAACACCTGTTCCATCTACATCTGCAACTCAAGACGTTGCAGAACCAGCAGCTGCTCAAGACGTTGCAGGACGAGTAGCACTGCCGCTGGTCTTCGGTTCATCGTCTTCCTTTGTCAAAAACTCTGAATCCAAAGACAACCCATTGTCCTTGCCGCCGCCACCTGAAACCCCAATTTTCTGGCCGCCTGACGGAACGCTCAGCCTTGAATGGGTTCGGAACCTAATGTCCACTTTCGattgggcttctagaaatctTGAACCAAACCAATTTCCGGATGTATTTCCTATGGAGGTTTTTGATAGCTTGGTCCTCTGCGCCTTCAATATCCTCCACAAAGAGGCAAATTGCATTGCCGTCGACCAGTTAGGTATGGAATCCACTGTTGTCGTTGTTGGAGACATTCACGGTCAGCTGCACGATCTCCTTTTCCTTCTAAATGATGCTGGATTTCCTTCAGAAAATCGATTATACGTCTTCAATGGCGATTATGTTGATAGAGGGGCTTGGGGGATCGAAACCTTCTTGATTTTATTGGCTTGGAAGGTGTTTTTGCCCAAGAGCGTTTATCTTCTTAGAGGAAATCACGAATCGAAATACTGCACTTCCGTTTACGGATTTGAAAAGGAAGTGTTGACAAAGTATGGAGGAGACAAAGGGAAGGATGTGTACCAAAAATGTCTCGAGTGCTTTAAACGTCTCCCTTTGACATCCATTATCGGGAAATACGTATACACTGCTCATGGTGGGCTGTTTCGCAGCATGGTTGCATACCCCAAGAGATCAAAGggaaagaagaggaggaaaataTCTTTCGTTCCTGAACTGAGCAGTAAATTGTCTCTTGGCACgtttgaagaattgaagaaggCTCAAAGATCGGTTCTTAATCCTCCGTGGATGGGTTCAAACTTGATTCCTGGTGACGTGCTATGGTCAGATCCCTCCATGGATCCCGGCCTTTCTTTGAATGAAGAGAGAGGCATTGGTTTGCTTTGGGGCCCTGACTGCACTGAGGAGTTTCTCAAGAAGTTTCAACTCAAG TTGATTATTAGATCGCATGAAGGCCCTGATGCACGGGACAAGAGGCCAGGTCTTGGTGGAATGGATAATGGGTTCACCATAGATCACACTGTGGAGTCAGGGAAGCTCATTACTTTGTTTAGTGCTCCAGACTACCCACAATTTCAG GCAACAGAAGATAGGTACAGAAATAAAGGAGCTTACATCGTTCTGGAACCCCCTAATTTTGACGATCCTGTTATCCACAGCTTTGAAGCAATCACTCCAAGACCTCAG GCAAATCCCTTTTATGACTTTGAAGAAGTGGCTGATTCTGATCAAGAGTTGGACTTTGCATCGCCATCGATGGAGACTAGCCCGTGA